A region of Lycium barbarum isolate Lr01 chromosome 3, ASM1917538v2, whole genome shotgun sequence DNA encodes the following proteins:
- the LOC132631084 gene encoding uncharacterized protein LOC132631084: protein MGTSWHNVNGKIWIFVDAEIQVEIMRDTEQLLSCRFTHLGDGQELVLTVVYASTDRNGRIALWEDLYDMSSHITIPWLVGGDFNVITDDIEKFGGLPVQFAETEDFRQCIDICQLMDLGFTGSMFTWWNGRSDEACIFKRLDRCLGNQALQNSFPNLEVEHLIKQGSDHSPLLVNMRADSRPIRKSFRFLNFWVEHESFLDVIKENWVESYGSDPFFNFHNKLKKMGRALSKWSRDTYGDIFKQIATLEEVVQVHEQEFEQNPTGLNRERLQRVQADLIRKLQLQRIQDHTSTWLDTEEEIAQEAIRFFSDQFKEENIPTDFSMLDKIPKMVTEEQNQQLYEMPDEAEVKRAVFGLNGDSAGGPDGFTGRCFQACWEIIANDLVTMQSGFVKGKSIVENILLAQEIVHDIRIRGKPANVVIKLDMEKAYDRIPKKDFPFTYLGVPIYYGRRRNIHYKEIIEKIQNRLSSWTGKLLSIGGRTTLIKHVLPSMPIHLLSACDPPSAILAQIHRLFAKFFWSNSVGNSNFECDPTIILVKETAEVGQWDEQLLRRILPEDLADHIVQHINPPNENGQADKAFWKLDSRGKFTVGSAFQLLRQRKDPSNLYKQMWIKGLPIKISFFMWRFWKFKLPLDDKLKKWGHQFPSRCYCCQHPKVEDTSHVFLHSPTAQAIWKYFCGPVGINTENLQSKDQQPSDCSLCNSSIQASEYCQQNAFVRTSSLQYELSVQEMKNLSQ, encoded by the exons ATGGGGACATCATGGCATAATGTGAATGGGAAGATTTGGATTTTTGTGGATGcagaaattcaagtagaaataatGAGAGATACAGAACAACTGTTATCCTGTAGATTCACTCATTTGGGTGATGGGCAAGAGTTAGTGCTTACAGTTGTTTATGCGAGTACTGATAGAAATGGGAGAATAGCTCTATGGGAGGATCTATATGACATGTCTTCACACATCACCATCCCATGGCTTGTGGgtggggattttaatgtcattacagATGACATTGAGAAATTTGGGGGTCTTCCTGTACAGTTTGCAGAAACAGAGGATTTTAGACAATGTATAGACATTTGCCAACTGATGGATCTTGGTTTTACTGGAAGTAtgttcacatggtggaatgggagatcGGATGAGGCTTGTATATTTAAAAGACTGGACAGATGTTTGGGAAATCAGGCTCTGCAGAATAGTTTTCCTAATTTGGAGGTAGAGCATCTCATTAAACAAGGTTCTGACCACTCCCCCTTGCTGGTAAATATGAGAGCAGATAGTAGACCAATTAGGAAATCTTTcaggtttcttaatttttgggtggAGCATGAATCTTTTCTAGATGTAATCAAAGAAAATTGGGTGGAATCTTATGGCTCAGACCCCTTCTTTAACTTTCATAATAAGTTAAAAAAGATGGGAAGAGCTCTCTCTAAGTGGAGTAGGGACACTTATggtgatatcttcaagcaaatTGCAACTCTGGAGGAAGTGGTGCAGGTGCATGAGCAAGAATTTGAACAGAATCCTACAGGGCTTAACAGGGAAAGGCTACAAAGGGTACAAGCTGATCTGATCAG aaagctacaATTACAGAGAATTCAAGATCATACAAGTACATGGCTGGACACTGAAGAGGAGATTGCACAGGAAGCAATCAGATTTTTCTCAGACCAATTCAAAGAGGAAAATATCCCTACAGATTTCTCTATGCTTGATAAGATTCCTAAAATGGTTACAgaagaacaaaatcaacaactctATGAAATGCCAGATGAAGCAGAGGTGAAAAGAGCAGTTTTTGGTTTAAATGGAGACAGTGCAGGGGGTCCTGATGGTTTCACAGGAAGATGTTTCCAAGCTTGTTGGGAAATTATTGCAAATGACTTGGTGACCATG CAATCAGGATTTGTTAAAGGCAAGAGTATTGTAGAAAACATTCTGTTGGCTCAGGAAATTGTACATGATATTAGGATTAGAGGAAAGCCTGCAAATGTTGTCATTAAGCTTGACatggaaaaggcttatgacaga ATTCCTAAAAAGGATTTTCCATTCACATATTTGGGTGTACCAATCTACTATGGGAGAAGAAGGAACATTCACTACAAGGAGATAATAGAAAAGATTCAGAATAGACTGAGCTCATGGACTGGTAAGCTGTTATCTATTGGAGGAAGGACAACACTGATTAAACATGTTTTACCGAGCATGCCTATACACCTACTATCCGCTTGTGACCCTCCTAGTGCTATACTTGCTCAGATTCATAGATTGTTTGCTAAGTTCTTTTGGAGCAACTCTGTGGGAAATTCAA attttgagtgtgATCCCACAATCATCCTTGTAAAAGAAACTGCAGAAGTGGGGCAATGGGATGAACAGTTGCTAAGAAGAATCCTTCCTGAGGATCTAGCAGACCATATTGTGCAGCACATTAATCCACCAAATGAAAATGGTCAAGCAGATAAGGCTTTCTGGAAATTAGATTCGAGGGGGAAATTCACAGTTGGGTCTGCATTTCAATTGCTCAGACAAAGAAAAGACCCCAGTAATTTGTATAAGCAGATGTGGATCAAAGGACTACCAATAAAGATATCTTTTTTTATGTGGAGATTTTGGAAGTTCAAGCTACCATTGGATGATAAGTTGAAGAAATGGGGACACCAATTCCCTTCCAGATGCTATTGTTGTCAACATCCAAAAGTGGAAGATACCTCCCATGTCTTTTTACACTCACCAACAGCTCAAGCCATCTGGAAGTATTTTTGTGGACCAGTGGGAATAAATACTGAGAATTTGCAA TCCAAAGATCAACAACCTTCAGATTGTTCTCTTTGCAACAGCTCTATACAGGCCTCTGAATACTGTCAACAGAATGCATTTGTTCGAACCAGCTCACTGCAATATGAACTGTCTGTCCAAGAGATGAAAAACTTGTCTCAGTAA